A region from the Thermoplasmatales archaeon genome encodes:
- the purA gene encoding Adenylosuccinate synthetase — translation MITIVVGLQFGDEGKGKITDYLSDQYDSVVRFNGGNNAGHTVVSELGKFKFHLLPSGSLRAGEVVLGNGMVIDPISLVDEIKMLKKSRPNLKILLSKKAHVVSEIHRYLDKAEESKRSSGNIGTTAKGIGPTYEDKYARTGIRVIDLLSRELLKQKIGIIYSMKQSLLEGSPFSGIVEREKVADQLYEAGKKLQEYFCDVQIVLNQHLEHGKSILFEGANGTLLDVDFGIYPFVTSSNTIAGSVWSGTGFPVRKVERIMGVVKAFTSKVGSGPFPTEISGKESDYLREKGQEFGTTTGRPRRMGWLDFPLLRYSIKLNDVDTLAITRLDTLGGIDKLRICESYRVNGKTVDEFDGSMDIGSVEPVYVDLKPWKTFGKEDALKYVKTGFESLPDEMYDYLRYIEEGTGKKIEVASIGENREMTIHRKM, via the coding sequence ATGATAACTATCGTGGTCGGGCTTCAGTTTGGCGACGAGGGTAAAGGCAAGATAACCGATTACCTCAGCGACCAGTACGATTCTGTCGTGCGGTTCAATGGAGGGAACAATGCCGGCCACACAGTAGTCAGTGAACTTGGAAAGTTCAAATTTCACCTCCTCCCTTCTGGAAGTCTAAGGGCTGGAGAAGTTGTGCTGGGAAATGGGATGGTGATCGATCCGATCAGCCTGGTGGATGAGATCAAGATGCTGAAAAAATCCAGACCAAACCTGAAGATATTATTGAGCAAGAAGGCGCATGTTGTTTCGGAGATACACAGGTACCTTGACAAGGCTGAGGAGTCTAAAAGATCGTCTGGAAATATTGGTACAACGGCGAAAGGCATAGGGCCAACTTATGAGGATAAATACGCAAGAACCGGAATCAGGGTCATTGACTTGCTCTCCAGGGAATTGTTAAAACAGAAAATAGGAATAATATATTCCATGAAACAATCCCTTCTTGAAGGGTCCCCGTTTTCTGGCATTGTTGAGAGGGAAAAGGTTGCTGACCAGCTGTATGAAGCTGGAAAGAAGCTTCAAGAATATTTCTGCGACGTACAGATTGTGCTTAACCAGCATCTGGAACACGGTAAGAGCATCCTGTTCGAAGGGGCCAATGGGACCTTGCTTGATGTCGATTTTGGCATTTATCCATTCGTAACTTCGTCAAACACAATTGCAGGATCTGTATGGTCCGGCACGGGCTTTCCAGTCAGGAAAGTTGAGCGGATAATGGGAGTTGTGAAGGCCTTTACATCAAAAGTCGGATCCGGGCCATTTCCAACGGAAATATCTGGAAAAGAATCAGATTATCTCAGGGAAAAGGGACAGGAATTTGGAACCACAACCGGTAGGCCCAGGAGAATGGGATGGCTTGATTTTCCACTCCTAAGGTACTCAATAAAACTTAACGATGTTGACACTCTTGCAATAACGAGGCTGGACACACTTGGCGGAATAGATAAACTCAGGATATGTGAATCCTACAGAGTAAACGGGAAGACCGTTGATGAATTCGATGGATCCATGGACATTGGATCTGTAGAACCTGTTTATGTGGATCTTAAGCCATGGAAAACATTTGGCAAGGAAGATGCCTTGAAATACGTGAAAACCGGCTTTGAGTCACTCCCGGATGAGATGTACGATTATCTACGTTATATTGAGGAGGGAACCGGGAAGAAGATAGAAGTCGCCTCCATAGGAGAAAATCGTGAGATGACCATACATAGGAAAATGTAA
- a CDS encoding exodeoxyribonuclease III: protein MKFISWNVNGVRSAVQKGLVSFILERKPDILAIQETKSDHFDMPSDLAEAGYRVFINPARKKGYSGTMILSRIPGTSVVNGIGDNRFDDEGRLQTAEVNGIYFVNSYFPNSQRDLARLGFKEDFNRLFLNYISGLQKRMPVIACGDFNVAHTELDIARPRENNGTHGFTKEERDSFDTFLQAGFVDTFRIFTKDGGHYSWWSNMNNARQRNIGWRIDYFIASLPLISRIRSSSILEDVKGSDHAPIELVVD from the coding sequence ATGAAGTTTATTTCCTGGAACGTAAACGGCGTAAGATCTGCAGTGCAGAAAGGGCTCGTATCATTTATATTGGAAAGGAAACCAGATATCCTGGCGATTCAGGAGACAAAGTCCGATCACTTCGACATGCCATCTGATCTGGCAGAAGCTGGCTACAGGGTCTTCATAAATCCTGCAAGGAAGAAGGGATACAGCGGAACAATGATTCTGTCAAGGATTCCAGGAACAAGCGTGGTAAACGGTATCGGGGACAACAGGTTTGACGATGAGGGAAGACTGCAGACAGCAGAAGTAAATGGCATTTACTTTGTAAACTCCTACTTCCCCAATTCACAAAGAGACCTTGCAAGACTTGGCTTCAAGGAGGATTTTAACAGGCTGTTCCTGAATTACATATCCGGGCTTCAAAAGAGGATGCCGGTAATTGCCTGCGGTGATTTTAACGTAGCTCATACGGAACTCGACATTGCAAGGCCAAGAGAAAATAATGGAACGCACGGTTTTACGAAAGAAGAGCGCGATTCATTCGACACATTCCTTCAGGCTGGTTTCGTGGACACTTTCAGGATATTTACAAAGGATGGCGGGCACTACAGCTGGTGGTCCAACATGAACAACGCCAGGCAGAGAAACATAGGCTGGAGAATAGACTACTTCATTGCCTCCTTGCCACTGATATCAAGGATAAGGTCCTCTTCCATACTTGAAGATGTGAAAGGTTCTGATCATGCACCAATAGAGCTTGTTGTCGATTAG